The Nostoc sp. 'Peltigera membranacea cyanobiont' N6 genome contains the following window.
GTTAAACAGCATTTCGGGTTCTGATAAGGGCAAAACTTCTACAGGATATTGCCGCAGCCACTGCTGAAACGATCGCCCCCCTTGGTTGATAAACTCTAGAAGTTGTGGCAAACAGCGACGGCGATAAAAACCACACAGAGGTTCCCAGCCTTTAGGATGATCGGCTAAAGCTGCGATCGCATTATCCCCCACGCTATCAAGTCTAGTTACCCATTCTTGCAACACCTCAACCCGCAATCTCGGCAAATCGCAAGCTAGTAAAAGCACCCATTCTGTTTGCACTTCGGCTAGTCCTTGGGCAAAACCAACTAAAGGTCCCTG
Protein-coding sequences here:
- a CDS encoding molybdenum cofactor guanylyltransferase — its product is MTINSCSKLTAIVLAGGKSSRMGQDKALIPIEGIPLLQRVCAIAQSCADTVYIITPWPERYQDLLLPRCQFIREVPLSGESLAQGPLVGFAQGLAEVQTEWVLLLACDLPRLRVEVLQEWVTRLDSVGDNAIAALADHPKGWEPLCGFYRRRCLPQLLEFINQGGRSFQQWLRQYPVEVLPLSEPEMLFNCNTPEDLALS